A region from the Acanthopagrus latus isolate v.2019 chromosome 8, fAcaLat1.1, whole genome shotgun sequence genome encodes:
- the trabd gene encoding traB domain-containing protein has translation MDQDNNSEDESVGPSEDPSEEELPCLPPGLSDGEAVELLWQLRSQRRQSSPELPETVTCLTAPDGSVLYLVGTAHFSDSSKRDVATTIRAVQPDVVVVELCQYRVSMLNMDESTLLREAKDVNLDKVQQAIKQNGLMSGLMQILLLKVSAHITEQLGMAPGGEFREAFKEAGRVPFCKFHLGDRPIPVTFKRAIAALSLWQKARLAWGLCFLSDPISKEDVEKCKQKDLLEQTMSEMIGEFPALHQTIVAERDIYLTHTLRQATRCVEAPPNAQKVPAVVVGVVGMGHVPGIERNWEKQLNINEIMSVAPPSRFGWVLRTVIKGVMMGMLGYACYRAGGTIGRALLSIPSVQSLLETLRPPRV, from the exons ATGGATCAAGACAACAACTCAGAG GATGAGTCGGTCGGGCCATCAGAAGATCCCTCAGAAGAGGAACTCCCTTGTCTACCTCCAGGCCTCT CGGATGGTGAAGCGGTGGAACTGCTTTGGCAGCTGCGATCCCAACGGCGCCAGTCGTCTCCTGAGCTCCCTGAGACGGTGACCTGTCTTACTGCCCCTGATGGCAGCGTCCTGTACCTGGTGGGCACGGCCCActtcagtgacagcagcaagAGGGACGTGGCCACG aCGATCCGTGCTGTGCAGCCAGACGTGGTCGTGGTGGAGCTGTGCCAGTACAGGGTGTCTATGTTGAATATGGATGAGAGTACACTGCTGAGGGAAGCCAAAGACGTCAACCTGGATAAGGTTCAGCAGGCCATCAAACAG AACGGGCTGATGTCCGGCCTGATGCAGATTCTCCTGCTCAAAGTTTCGGCTCACATCACGGAGCAGCTGGGCATGGCTCCTGGAGGAGAGTTTAGGGAGGCCTTTAAAGAG GCTGGACGCGTACCATTCTGTAAATTTCACCTTGGGGACAGGCCGATCCCGGTCACGTTTAAGAGGGCCATAGCTGCTCTCAGTCTGTGGCAGAAGGCTCGTCTGGCATGGGGCCTTTGCTTTCTGTCAGACCCTATCAG tAAAGAGGATGTGGAGAAGTGTAAACAGAAGGACCTGCTGGAGCAGACCATGTCAGAGATGATCGGAGAGTTTCCTGCCCTGCACCAGACGATCGTGGCTGAAAGAGACATCTACCTCACGCACACGCTCCGCCAGGCTACCCGCTGTGTGGAGGCGCCCCCTAATGCCCAGA AAGTGCCTGCTGTGGTGGTGGGAGTTGTCGGGATGGGTCATGTCCCTGGCATAGAAAGAAACTGGGAGAAGCAACTCAACATAAATGAAATCATGAG tgtTGCCCCTCCCTCGCGGTTCGGCTGGGTGTTGCGCACAGTCATTAAGGGTGTCATGATGGGAATGCTGGGATACGCCTGCTACCGCGCTGGAGGGACCATAGGCAGAGCCCTGCTGTCTATACCATCGGTCCAATCTTTACTGGAGACTCTGAGGCCACCCCGTGTTTGA
- the panx2 gene encoding pannexin-2 isoform X1, whose product MQNILDQNLDMATALLAGEKLKELILPGSSQDERGGALASLMVQLKLELPFDRVVTIGTVIIPILLVTLVFTRNFAASVCVLGKDGKEESIYCYTPHNFTRDQALYARGYCWTDLRDALPGVESHLWPSLFEHKFLPYALLAFAGIMYIPALGWEFLASTRLTSELNFLLQEIDNCYHRAAEGRAPKIEKQIQSKGPGITERERREIIENAEKEKSPEQNLFEKYLERRGQSNFLAKLYLARHLAIICLSSIPISYLSAYYARQRQNEFTCALGEPPDISSYAELKIRVNCKLPAVQLQRIMAAVDISLLCTMNLIILINLLHLFVVRKSNFVFDKLHKVGIKTRRRWQKSQFCDINILAMFCNENRDHIKSLNRLDFITNESDLMYDNVVRQLLAALAQSNHDATPTVRDSGIQTLDPNMEIGVGEMGGEPLVIKRPRKKIKWIPSSNPLPQPFKEPLTLTRLENNTKPEKPKPVRRKTVADNFIAPLLDSKSTQYPATKDLSGMEKKHARNFSLDVHPYLLTIRKPKVEATTVEPLPSEHNMDTVYLEGTHTIVHVSGAITETKVCSPESTNTAFSTVTLPTTSYVNGVSPNPPSSEDPLSPKSSPPQRDPLAPTQNPECQPPPLTRAPTHQLLSIHHTLFEEDEDEQNRRDRLAERPGELIAAGEC is encoded by the exons ATGCAGAACATCCTCGATCAGAACTTAGACATGGCCACAGCTCTACTCGCTGGCGagaagctgaaggagctgaTCCTGCCCGGCTCCTCCCAGGATGAGAGGGGCGGGGCGCTGGCCAGCCTCATGGTGCAGCTCAAACTGGAGCTGCCGTTTGATCGCGTTGTGACGATAGGGACGGTCATCATCCCCATCCTGCTGGTCACCCTCGTCTTCACAAGGAACTTTGCAG cttcagtctgtgttctgggaaaagatggaaaag aGGAGTCCATATACTGTTACACACCACACAACTTCACCAGAGACCAGGCACTGTACGCACGAGGCTACTGCTGGACAGACCTGCGGGACGCTCTGCCCGGGGTGGAGTCTCACCTTTGGCCTTCGCTGTTTGAACACAAGTTCCTGCCCTACGCCCTGCTCGCCTTTGCTGGCATCATGTACATTCCCGCTTTGGGCTGGGAGTTCCTCGCCTCCACACGGCTCACTTCAGAGCTCAATTTCCTGCTTCAAGAGATTGATAACTGCTATCATCGAGCTGCCGAGGGCCGAGCCCCGAAGATCGAGAAGCAGATCCAATCCAAAGGTCCCGGCATAACGGAgcgggagaggagggagatcaTAGAGAACGCGGAGAAGGAGAAAAGCCCCGAGCAGAACCTGTTTGAGAAGTATTTAGAGAGACGAGGCCAAAGTAACTTTCTGGCTAAGCTTTACCTGGCACGCCACCTGGCTATTATCTGCCTCAGTTCCATCCCTATTTCCTACCTGAGCGCCTACTATGCTCGCCAAAGGCAGAACGAGTTCACCTGTGCGCTGGGTGAGCCTCCAGACATTAGCAGCTATGCAGAGCTTAAGATCAGAGTGAACTGTAAGCTGCccgctgtgcagctgcagcgcATCATGGCAGCTGTGGAtatctctctgctctgcactaTGAACCTCATCATCCTGATTAATTTGCTGCACTTGTTTGTCGTGCGCAAGTCCAACTTTGTATTCGACAAGCTGCACAAGGTCGGTATTAAAACACGGCGGCGCTGGCAGAAGTCTCAGTTCTGTGATATCAACATCCTGGCCATGTTCTGCAACGAGAACAGGGACCACATCAAGTCGCTCAACCGGCTGGACTTCATCACCAACGAGAGCGACCTCATGTATGACAATGTGGTCCGGCAGCTGCTGGCTGCGCTTGCACAGTCCAACCACGACGCTACGCCCACTGTGAGGGACTCTGGGATTCAAACCCTCGATCCCAACATGGAGATTGGAGTGGGGGAGATGGGTGGGGAGCCGCTGGTCATCAAACGACCCCGCAAGAAGATTAAATGGATCCCAAgttcaaatcctcttcctcaGCCGTTCAAG GAACCTCTAACCCTGACACGCCTGGAGAACAACACTAAGCCCGAAAAACCCAAACCAGTCAGACGAAAGACGGTGGCAGACAACTTCATCGCACCGCTTCTGGACAGCAAAAGCACACAGTATCCTGCAACGAAAG ATCTAAGTGGGATGGAGAAAAAGCACGCGCGCAACTTCTCCCTGGACGTCCATCCGTACTTGCTGACCATTCGTAAGCCCAAGGTGGAGGCCACAACCGTAGAACCTCTCCCCTCAGAGCACAACATGGACACAGTGTACCTCGAAGGCACGCACACAATTGTTCATGTGTCCGGGGCAATTACAG aaacTAAGGTGTGCTCTCCAGAGTCGACCAACACTGCCTTTTCTACAGTGACCCTGCCCACCACTTCTTACGTCAACGGCGTGAGCCCGAACCCTCCCTCCAGCGAGGACCCCCTCAGTCCcaagtcctctcctcctcagagggATCCCCTCGCCCCGACGCAGAACCCCGAGTGTCAGCCGCCGCCTCTGACCAGAGCCCCTACGCACCAGCTGCTGAGCATACATCACACTCTCtttgaggaggatgaggatgaacAGAACCGCAGGGACAGACTGGCAGAGAGACCAGGGGAGCTCATCGCCGCTGGGGAATGTTGA
- the panx2 gene encoding pannexin-2 isoform X2, whose amino-acid sequence MQNILDQNLDMATALLAGEKLKELILPGSSQDERGGALASLMVQLKLELPFDRVVTIGTVIIPILLVTLVFTRNFAEESIYCYTPHNFTRDQALYARGYCWTDLRDALPGVESHLWPSLFEHKFLPYALLAFAGIMYIPALGWEFLASTRLTSELNFLLQEIDNCYHRAAEGRAPKIEKQIQSKGPGITERERREIIENAEKEKSPEQNLFEKYLERRGQSNFLAKLYLARHLAIICLSSIPISYLSAYYARQRQNEFTCALGEPPDISSYAELKIRVNCKLPAVQLQRIMAAVDISLLCTMNLIILINLLHLFVVRKSNFVFDKLHKVGIKTRRRWQKSQFCDINILAMFCNENRDHIKSLNRLDFITNESDLMYDNVVRQLLAALAQSNHDATPTVRDSGIQTLDPNMEIGVGEMGGEPLVIKRPRKKIKWIPSSNPLPQPFKEPLTLTRLENNTKPEKPKPVRRKTVADNFIAPLLDSKSTQYPATKDLSGMEKKHARNFSLDVHPYLLTIRKPKVEATTVEPLPSEHNMDTVYLEGTHTIVHVSGAITETKVCSPESTNTAFSTVTLPTTSYVNGVSPNPPSSEDPLSPKSSPPQRDPLAPTQNPECQPPPLTRAPTHQLLSIHHTLFEEDEDEQNRRDRLAERPGELIAAGEC is encoded by the exons ATGCAGAACATCCTCGATCAGAACTTAGACATGGCCACAGCTCTACTCGCTGGCGagaagctgaaggagctgaTCCTGCCCGGCTCCTCCCAGGATGAGAGGGGCGGGGCGCTGGCCAGCCTCATGGTGCAGCTCAAACTGGAGCTGCCGTTTGATCGCGTTGTGACGATAGGGACGGTCATCATCCCCATCCTGCTGGTCACCCTCGTCTTCACAAGGAACTTTGCAG aGGAGTCCATATACTGTTACACACCACACAACTTCACCAGAGACCAGGCACTGTACGCACGAGGCTACTGCTGGACAGACCTGCGGGACGCTCTGCCCGGGGTGGAGTCTCACCTTTGGCCTTCGCTGTTTGAACACAAGTTCCTGCCCTACGCCCTGCTCGCCTTTGCTGGCATCATGTACATTCCCGCTTTGGGCTGGGAGTTCCTCGCCTCCACACGGCTCACTTCAGAGCTCAATTTCCTGCTTCAAGAGATTGATAACTGCTATCATCGAGCTGCCGAGGGCCGAGCCCCGAAGATCGAGAAGCAGATCCAATCCAAAGGTCCCGGCATAACGGAgcgggagaggagggagatcaTAGAGAACGCGGAGAAGGAGAAAAGCCCCGAGCAGAACCTGTTTGAGAAGTATTTAGAGAGACGAGGCCAAAGTAACTTTCTGGCTAAGCTTTACCTGGCACGCCACCTGGCTATTATCTGCCTCAGTTCCATCCCTATTTCCTACCTGAGCGCCTACTATGCTCGCCAAAGGCAGAACGAGTTCACCTGTGCGCTGGGTGAGCCTCCAGACATTAGCAGCTATGCAGAGCTTAAGATCAGAGTGAACTGTAAGCTGCccgctgtgcagctgcagcgcATCATGGCAGCTGTGGAtatctctctgctctgcactaTGAACCTCATCATCCTGATTAATTTGCTGCACTTGTTTGTCGTGCGCAAGTCCAACTTTGTATTCGACAAGCTGCACAAGGTCGGTATTAAAACACGGCGGCGCTGGCAGAAGTCTCAGTTCTGTGATATCAACATCCTGGCCATGTTCTGCAACGAGAACAGGGACCACATCAAGTCGCTCAACCGGCTGGACTTCATCACCAACGAGAGCGACCTCATGTATGACAATGTGGTCCGGCAGCTGCTGGCTGCGCTTGCACAGTCCAACCACGACGCTACGCCCACTGTGAGGGACTCTGGGATTCAAACCCTCGATCCCAACATGGAGATTGGAGTGGGGGAGATGGGTGGGGAGCCGCTGGTCATCAAACGACCCCGCAAGAAGATTAAATGGATCCCAAgttcaaatcctcttcctcaGCCGTTCAAG GAACCTCTAACCCTGACACGCCTGGAGAACAACACTAAGCCCGAAAAACCCAAACCAGTCAGACGAAAGACGGTGGCAGACAACTTCATCGCACCGCTTCTGGACAGCAAAAGCACACAGTATCCTGCAACGAAAG ATCTAAGTGGGATGGAGAAAAAGCACGCGCGCAACTTCTCCCTGGACGTCCATCCGTACTTGCTGACCATTCGTAAGCCCAAGGTGGAGGCCACAACCGTAGAACCTCTCCCCTCAGAGCACAACATGGACACAGTGTACCTCGAAGGCACGCACACAATTGTTCATGTGTCCGGGGCAATTACAG aaacTAAGGTGTGCTCTCCAGAGTCGACCAACACTGCCTTTTCTACAGTGACCCTGCCCACCACTTCTTACGTCAACGGCGTGAGCCCGAACCCTCCCTCCAGCGAGGACCCCCTCAGTCCcaagtcctctcctcctcagagggATCCCCTCGCCCCGACGCAGAACCCCGAGTGTCAGCCGCCGCCTCTGACCAGAGCCCCTACGCACCAGCTGCTGAGCATACATCACACTCTCtttgaggaggatgaggatgaacAGAACCGCAGGGACAGACTGGCAGAGAGACCAGGGGAGCTCATCGCCGCTGGGGAATGTTGA